A single region of the Brachypodium distachyon strain Bd21 chromosome 3, Brachypodium_distachyon_v3.0, whole genome shotgun sequence genome encodes:
- the LOC100840838 gene encoding uncharacterized protein LOC100840838, with amino-acid sequence MEPSRRFRRLRKASDLSSTAASSYSKPLTHRTNNSEDVRISSLPDEMLILILDKLDARTTTTTTILSKRWLDLPRRSHTSYDISVHELLPPRYHRLKQAMTELKAGYEAEKNSHHLTDYVAVRERYERWMKRVDLLSPILRRYERRAMLCYVKRVNAFLLGGAPKRGSRIVQRCYVKRVNAFLLGAPKKHRPVQKLRLQSLKTSRTNIDQWVAAAIAGCGVEERELDFGDFGCPYDFRLLDGLQDLRLKRLVLSSWFHHLAPGSSVFQGLTQLTLYRMSDLRSVCDVVANCVRLVDLRLRHSCVDDACFRIDAPASKLKKLQLDRCKIRKIYLHSLPCLETFAFRGEPAKLYYVEVPRLRRVSLNFLQEIGDDNGSKDGSSSSSSSSMTYPLSKFLKGWIPPLEYLVLQLKGSQVWIEPIAFPGLLGHLRKLFVANVPTSWDVFWIFSLLDAAPALESLHLHIDKSSSAEETSAVVLDVEMEHREYHRLKELVVVGFDGAGWQTGFVKRIMRDAEARPSARRASRRRRRRAW; translated from the exons ATGGAACCTAGTCGACGCTTCCGGCGGCTCAGGAAGGCCTCCGATCTCTCTTCTACCGCCGCCTCCTCATACTCCAAACCACTG ACGCATAGGACCAACAACAGCGAGGATGTCAGAATCAGCAGCTTACCTGACGAGATGCTAATCCTGATCCTCGACAAGCTAGACGCACgcacaacaacaaccaccaCCATCCTTTCCAAGCGATGGCTGGATCTTCCTCGGCGATCACACACCTCTTACGACATCTCCGTCCATGAACTCCTCCCTCCACGCTACCACAGGCTGAAACAGGCCATGACGGAGCTCAAGGCAGGGTACGAAGCAGAGAAGAACTCGCATCACCTGACCGATTACGTCGCCGTCAGGGAGCGATACGAGCGGTGGATGAAGAGGGTGGATCTCCTCTCGCCGATCCTGCGGCGCTACGAGCGCCGCGCCATGCTGTGCTACGTCAAACGGGTGAATGCGTTCCTTCTTGGAGGAGCTCCCAAGAGAGGCAGCAGGATTGTGCAGCGGTGCTACGTTAAACGGGTGAATGCGTTCCTTCTTGGAGCTCCCAAGAAACATAGGCCTGTCCAGAAGCTGAGGCTTCAGTCCTTGAAGACGAGCAGGACTAACATCGACCAATGGGTTGccgcggcgatcgccggatGCGGCGTCGAGGAGCGAGAGCTTGACTTTGGAGACTTTGGCTGTCCCTATGACTTCCGGCTTCTGGATGGACTGCAGGATCTGCGGCTGAAGCGGCTTGTGCTGTCCAGTTGGTTTCATCATCTTGCGCCCGGCTCTTCTGTTTTTCAGGGACTCACACAACTCACTCTGTACAGAATGTCAGACCTCCGAAGCGTTTGTGATGTTGTGGCTAACTGTGTCCGGCTGGTGGATTTAAGGCTCAGACATTCTTGTGTCGACGATGCCTGTTTCCGAATCGATGCCCCGGCTTCAAAGTTGAAGAAGCTGCAGCTCGACAGGTGCAAGATACGGAAAATCTACCTGCATTCGCTGCCTTGCCTCGAAACTTTTGCTTTTCGGGGTGAGCCGGCCAAACTGTACTATGTCGAGGTGCCTCGACTTAGGCGTGTGAGTTTGAACTTCTTGCAAGAAATTGGAGATGATAATGGCAGCAAAGACGGTTCCTCttctagcagcagcagcagcatgacATATCCACTGAGCAAATTCTTGAAAGGCTGGATTCCACCGTTGGAGTACCTTGTTCTGCAACTAAAAGGGTCCCAG GTGTGGATCGAACCGATCGCCTTTCCCGGCCTGTTGGGTCATCTCAGGAAGCTGTTCGTGGCCAACGTGCCAACAAGTTGGGACGTATTCTGGATTTTCAGCTTGCTCGATGCCGCGCCTGCTTTGGAGTCGCTCCATCTCCAT ATTGACAAGAGCAGCTCGGCAGAGGAGACGAGTGCTGTTGTGCTAGATGTGGAAATGGAGCATCGTGAGTACCATCGCCTCAAGGAACTGGTGGTCGTCGGCTTCGATGGCGCAGGCTGGCAGACAGGGTTCGTGAAGCGGATCATGAGGGATGCTGAGGCGCGTCCATCTGCTCGACGGGCGTCTCgtcgaagacgacgacgagcttGGTGA
- the LOC100841448 gene encoding uncharacterized protein LOC100841448 has product MEAALVSAATGALKPVLEKLAALLGEKYKHFKRVCGDIKSLTHELATMDDFLLKMSEEEDPDPQDKAWMNEVRELSYDMEDSIDDFMKQVDDKDTKPDGFMEKIKSSLGKMKARRRIGKEVKDLKKQIVEVAERNARYKTREAFSKTTNATVDPRALAIFVHASKLVGIDEPKKEIIKMLTEVKIFGWLFCRDRLNTRCNLFKKTIVSSDICPRCNLLAESRDHLFYLCPSSQAIWRRLGISHPVSGTTPWSAAMPSGGQEPKLWPALLLVVL; this is encoded by the coding sequence ATGGAGGCAGCTCTGGTGAGCGCAGCGACGGGAGCCCTGAAACCTGTCCTAGAGAAGCTGGCCGCTCTGTTGGGCGAGAAGTACAAGCATTTCAAGAGAGTGTGTGGCGATATCAAATCTCTCACTCATGAACTCGCCACCATGGATGATTTTCTCCTCAAAatgtcggaggaggaggatcctGATCCCCAGGATAAGGCGTGGATGAATGAGGTCAGGGAGCTCTCCTATGATATGGAGGACTCCATTGACGACTTCATGAAACAGGTTGATGACAAAGACACTAAACCAGATGGcttcatggagaagatcaagagcTCGCTTGGCAAGATGAAGGCCCGTCGTCGGATCGGCAAGGAGGTCAAAGATCTCAAGAAACAGATCGTTGAGGTGGCGGAGAGAAATGCAAGGTACAAGACCCGTGAGGCCTTCTCCAAGACCACTAATGCAACGGTTGATCCTAGAGCTCTTGCTATCTTTGTGCATGCCTCAAAGCTAGTCGGGATTGATGAACCCAAGAAGGAGATAATCAAAATGTTGACAGAAGTCAAGATATTTGGATGGCTGTTCTGTCGTGACCGCCTAAACACCCGATGCAACCTCTTCAAGAAGACCATCGTCAGCTCTGATATTTGCCCCCGCTGCAACCTCCTTGCTGAATCCAGGGACCATCTATTCTATCTTTGTCCCTCAAGCCAAGCTATCTGGCGCCGCTTGGGTATCAGCCACCCCGTGTCAGGAACTACACCTTGGTCAGCCGCAATGCCTTCGGGAGGACAGGAACCCAAGTTATGGCCGGCTTTGCTCTTGGTGGTGCTATGA
- the LOC100842049 gene encoding uncharacterized protein LOC100842049 isoform X1: protein MEPPPPSTLSAQDWEHVLDDFSSPPPRRDRWLHLPLLDLALSSLPRRDLPSHLKPLLLSLIDDHLLPAPPSSLPLLLASLLAFPHDHPLRDHLLLTVVSAFASSLSAPLASSQAAPLAGLVDALLAAANRPNHATDRAARALACDALRALDDALPGLLADVLGHAYALAAAERSPAAQSYILLLASAARSVIRVGRLGSNASLLAVSGPPTPFSVPAHLLVSSSLKPAASVRTPSELNVREIRKVLALIMERPQVLTPPAAMELAAIVAEVASAVLEWAPAIAAHVKVQFGGMAYSSSPMLLHSVLTLFVQFPDAFGADDERRIARRLASAACEAHRPLPVRLLALHWLLGSGRFRGSVPGLAQWFYPGLFDPLALKAKKLDCLAFVAAGIDGDKVGGRYGQQTSKLIDDGLVCVSAFRWLPAWSTETGVAFRALHRVLVGASPHSTNDMGCSGAGELLNSTTFHHFQAMLVDMTSEHRGLVPVIADFINRLLACTTHQWVGEQLLRTVDECLLPRLEPGYLLASYYPLFEKIAQNETVPQLRLIELLTKQMVSLAKKHETDTSLKSWSQGSKVVGICRIMLKYHHSSHIFLPLSHLLVVTVESFPDLEIRDHARICLRMLSCIPGKKLRNLMGIGEQPTPSNPGSMFDVPSPHPAQDPESMPSLASYIHLERVVPLVVKQSWALTLPNFSVQSRASGHILSIQDVSVAPPEQEKPPEPTIERIGYTQEALRVMDSKGAETLEILRRHFSCIPDYQHLSGLKIKIYCTFRFDSEPFSCAWGSDSTVSCSEGADELPALFAVTITFSSSAHFGEIPPCRVPFLLGEPPGSGVDIVPIDNCHQEESSYRASVVIELEPREPSPGLIDVGIAANTENCQVISGSLQPITVGIEDMFLKASIPPDTPEEGVAAYYQDLFNALWEACHSSSNTGRETFPLSGGKGLAAISGTRSVKLLEVTPKVLIGAVERYLAPFVVAVAGLSLITILRGNGIIKNVVWEESDSDATVGADALVPYSTDNNLQLQRIDDDEIDIGVQRYGHLSKRDMGVVRVLIFLPPSLMPTVRIRSWLQPENKMTALVPDSLAVSRDISVQISSVALVVWIKPATISS from the exons ATGGAGCCACCACCGCCGTCGACCCTCTCGGCGCAGGACTGGGAGCACGTCCTAGACGActtctcctccccgccgccgcgccgcgacCGATGGCTCCACCTCCCGCTCCTCGACCTCGCGCTGTCCTCTCTGCCCCGCCGCGACCTCCCCTCCCACCTCaagcccctcctcctctccctcatcgacgaccacctcctcccggccccgccctcctcgctcccgctcctcctcgcctccctcctcgcctTCCCCCACGACCACCCGCTCCgcgaccacctcctcctcaccgTCGTCTCCGCcttcgcctcctccctctccgccCCCCTCGCCTCCTCCCAGGCGGCCCCGCTGGCCGGCCTCgtcgacgcgctcctcgccgccgccaaccgcCCCAACCACGCCACCGaccgcgccgcgcgcgccctcgCCTGCGACGCGCTGCGGGCGCTCGACGACGCGCTGCCGGGCCTCCTCGCCGACGTGCTCGGCCACGCCtacgcgctcgccgccgccgagcgctCCCCTGCCGCGCAGTCCtacatcctcctcctcgcctccgccgcccgcagcGTCATCCGCGTCGGGAGGCTCGGATCCAACGCCTCGCTCCTCGCCGTCTCCGGCCCGCCCACCCCCTTCTCCGTGCCGGCCCacctcctcgtctcctcctcgctgAAGCCCGCCGCTTCCGTGAGGACCCCGTCGGAGCTCAACGTGAGGGAGATAAGGAAGGTGCTGGCTCTGATCATGGAGAGGCCGCAGGTGCTGACGCccccggcggccatggagctTGCTGCCATCGTCGCGGAGGTGGCCTCGGCTGTGCTGGAGTGGGCGCCGGCCATCGCCGCGCACGTCAAGGTGCAGTTTGGCGGGATGGCGTATTCGTCCAGCCCGATGCTGCTGCACTCGGTGCTCACACTGTTCGTCCAGTTCCCAGATGCGTTTGGGGCCGACGACGAGCGCAGAATTGCGCGCCGCCTGGCGTCTGCTGCCTGCGAGGCGCACCGGCCACTCCCAGTGCGATTGCTGGCGCTGCATTGGCTGCTTGGGTCGGGGAGGTTCAGAGGTTCGGTGCCTGGACTCGCCCAATGGTTCTACCCTGGCTTGTTCGACCCCCTGGCACTCAAGGCCAAGAAGCTGGATTGCCTAGCCTTTGTTGCTGCTGGCATTGATGGTGATAAGGTTGGAGGCAGGTATGGCCAGCAGACGAGTAAGCTCATCGATGATGGCCTAGTCTGTGTTTCGGCCTTCAGGTGGCTCCCGGCATGGAGTACTGAGACGGGCGTTGCATTCCGAGCGTTGCACAGGGTCTTGGTTGGTGCTTCCCCTCACAGCACCAATGACATGGGTTGCTCCGGAGCTGGTGAGCTCCTGAATTCTACCACCTTCCACCATTTCCAG GCTATGTTGGTTGATATGACATCAGAACATCGGGGTTTAGTCCCTGTGATTGCTGATTTCATCAACCGTCTGCTAGCATGCACCACTCATCAGTGGGTGGGGGAACAGTTGCTCCGAACTGTTGACGAGTGTCTGCTCCCGAGGCTTGAACCAGGCTACCTGCTCGCATCGTATTACCCTCTTTTTGAGAAGATTGCGCAGAATGAGACAGTCCCTCAGCTCCGTCTAATTGAATTGCTCACCAAGCAGATGGTTTCTCTTGCCAAGAAGCATGAGACAGACACTTCATTGAAGTCGTGGTCTCAGGGCAGCAAGGTTGTGGGTATTTGTCGTATCATGCTGAAGTACCATCACAGCTCTCATATCTTCCTTCCCCTCTCACACCTACTTGTGGTCACCGTCGAGTCGTTCCCGGACCTAGAGATCCGGGACCATGCCAG GATATGTTTGCGGATGTTGTCTTGCATTCCTGGCAAGAAACTTAGGAATCTCATGGGAATTGGAGAGCAACCCACACCCTCTAATCCAGGTTCCATGTTTGATGTCCCGTCACCACATCCTGCTCAAGATCCTGAGAGCATGCCTAGTTTGGCATCGTACATTCATCTTGAAAGAGTTGTGCCTCTGGTTGTGAAGCAGTCATGGGCCCTCACGTTACCCAATTTCAGCGTCCAGAGCAGAGCATCTGGTCACATTCTAAGTATACAGGACGTGAGCGTAGCTCCTCCGGAGCAAGAAAAGCCACCAGAACCTACCATTGAGAGGATTGGATATACACAAGAAGCGTTGCGTGTGATGGATTCAAAGGGTGCTGAAACACTGGAAATCCTTAGAAGGCACTTCTCATGCATTCCTGACTACCAGCACTTGTCTGGtcttaaaataaaaatatactgCACTTTTAGATTTGATTCAGAACCATTTAGCTGTGCTTGGGGATCTGATTCAACTGTGTCATGTTCTGAAGGGGCAGATGAGTTGCCTGCCCTTTTTGCAGTGACAATTACCTTCTCATCAAGTGCgcattttggagaaattcCCCCATGTCGTGTGCCTTTCCTTCTGGGTGAACCTCCAGGTTCTGGTGTGGACATTGTCCCCATAGATAACTGCCACCAGGAAGAATCAAGTTACCGTGCATCAGTAGTGATAGAACTGGAGCCTCGAGAGCCATCACCTGGTCTTATTGATGTAGGCATTGCTGCAAACACAGAGAATTGCCAAGTCATATCTGGTTCTCTTCAGCCCATTACAGTTGGCATAGAGGACATGTTTTTGAAGGCCAGCATACCTCCCGATACTCCGGAAGAGGGTGTAGCTGCGTATTACCAGGATCTGTTTAATGCTCTATGGGAGGCCTGTCACAGTTCTTCTAACACTGGTCGAGAGACTTTCCCTTTGAGCGGAGGGAAAGGGTTAGCTGCAATTAGTGGAACCCGTTCCGTTAAGCTCCTTGAGGTGACTCCAAAGGTTTTGATTGGAGCTGTAGAGAGATACCTGGCTCCCTTTGTTGTCGCTGTCGCTGGGCTTTCGCTTATCACCATTCTAAGAGGTAATGGAATCATTAAGAATGTTGTGTGGGAAGAAAGTGACTCCGATGCTACTGTTGGTGCTGATGCATTGGTTCCGTACTCAACGGACAACAATCTGCAGCTTCAGCGCATTGATGATGACGAAATCGATATCGGTGTGCAGAGGTATGGGCATCTAAGCAAGAGGGATATGGGTGTCGTGCGTGTCCTGATATTCTTACCGCCCAG TTTGATGCCAACAGTTAGAATTCGGTCCTGGCTTCAACCAGAGAACAAGATGACGGCACTGGTTCCTGATTCGCTGGCAGTTTCTAGAGATATTTCGGTTCAAATTTCATCTGTTGCATTAGTTGTCTGGATCAAGCCGGCGACCATTTCTTCCTGA
- the LOC100842049 gene encoding uncharacterized protein LOC100842049 isoform X2 translates to MEPPPPSTLSAQDWEHVLDDFSSPPPRRDRWLHLPLLDLALSSLPRRDLPSHLKPLLLSLIDDHLLPAPPSSLPLLLASLLAFPHDHPLRDHLLLTVVSAFASSLSAPLASSQAAPLAGLVDALLAAANRPNHATDRAARALACDALRALDDALPGLLADVLGHAYALAAAERSPAAQSYILLLASAARSVIRVGRLGSNASLLAVSGPPTPFSVPAHLLVSSSLKPAASVRTPSELNVREIRKVLALIMERPQVLTPPAAMELAAIVAEVASAVLEWAPAIAAHVKVQFGGMAYSSSPMLLHSVLTLFVQFPDAFGADDERRIARRLASAACEAHRPLPVRLLALHWLLGSGRFRGSVPGLAQWFYPGLFDPLALKAKKLDCLAFVAAGIDGDKVGGRYGQQTSKLIDDGLVCVSAFRWLPAWSTETGVAFRALHRVLVGASPHSTNDMGCSGAGELLNSTTFHHFQAMLVDMTSEHRGLVPVIADFINRLLACTTHQWVGEQLLRTVDECLLPRLEPGYLLASYYPLFEKIAQNETVPQLRLIELLTKQMVSLAKKHETDTSLKSWSQGSKVVGICRIMLKYHHSSHIFLPLSHLLVVTVESFPDLEIRDHARICLRMLSCIPGKKLRNLMGIGEQPTPSNPGSMFDVPSPHPAQDPESMPSLASYIHLERVVPLVVKQSWALTLPNFSVQSRASGHILSIQDVSVAPPEQEKPPEPTIERIGYTQEALRVMDSKGAETLEILRRHFSCIPDYQHLSGLKIKIYCTFRFDSEPFSCAWGSDSTVSCSEGADELPALFAVTITFSSSAHFGEIPPCRVPFLLGEPPGSGVDIVPIDNCHQEESSYRASVVIELEPREPSPGLIDVGIAANTENCQVISGSLQPITVGIEDMFLKASIPPDTPEEGVAAYYQDLFNALWEACHSSSNTGRETFPLSGGKGLAAISGTRSVKLLEVTPKVLIGAVERYLAPFVVAVAGLSLITILRASAH, encoded by the exons ATGGAGCCACCACCGCCGTCGACCCTCTCGGCGCAGGACTGGGAGCACGTCCTAGACGActtctcctccccgccgccgcgccgcgacCGATGGCTCCACCTCCCGCTCCTCGACCTCGCGCTGTCCTCTCTGCCCCGCCGCGACCTCCCCTCCCACCTCaagcccctcctcctctccctcatcgacgaccacctcctcccggccccgccctcctcgctcccgctcctcctcgcctccctcctcgcctTCCCCCACGACCACCCGCTCCgcgaccacctcctcctcaccgTCGTCTCCGCcttcgcctcctccctctccgccCCCCTCGCCTCCTCCCAGGCGGCCCCGCTGGCCGGCCTCgtcgacgcgctcctcgccgccgccaaccgcCCCAACCACGCCACCGaccgcgccgcgcgcgccctcgCCTGCGACGCGCTGCGGGCGCTCGACGACGCGCTGCCGGGCCTCCTCGCCGACGTGCTCGGCCACGCCtacgcgctcgccgccgccgagcgctCCCCTGCCGCGCAGTCCtacatcctcctcctcgcctccgccgcccgcagcGTCATCCGCGTCGGGAGGCTCGGATCCAACGCCTCGCTCCTCGCCGTCTCCGGCCCGCCCACCCCCTTCTCCGTGCCGGCCCacctcctcgtctcctcctcgctgAAGCCCGCCGCTTCCGTGAGGACCCCGTCGGAGCTCAACGTGAGGGAGATAAGGAAGGTGCTGGCTCTGATCATGGAGAGGCCGCAGGTGCTGACGCccccggcggccatggagctTGCTGCCATCGTCGCGGAGGTGGCCTCGGCTGTGCTGGAGTGGGCGCCGGCCATCGCCGCGCACGTCAAGGTGCAGTTTGGCGGGATGGCGTATTCGTCCAGCCCGATGCTGCTGCACTCGGTGCTCACACTGTTCGTCCAGTTCCCAGATGCGTTTGGGGCCGACGACGAGCGCAGAATTGCGCGCCGCCTGGCGTCTGCTGCCTGCGAGGCGCACCGGCCACTCCCAGTGCGATTGCTGGCGCTGCATTGGCTGCTTGGGTCGGGGAGGTTCAGAGGTTCGGTGCCTGGACTCGCCCAATGGTTCTACCCTGGCTTGTTCGACCCCCTGGCACTCAAGGCCAAGAAGCTGGATTGCCTAGCCTTTGTTGCTGCTGGCATTGATGGTGATAAGGTTGGAGGCAGGTATGGCCAGCAGACGAGTAAGCTCATCGATGATGGCCTAGTCTGTGTTTCGGCCTTCAGGTGGCTCCCGGCATGGAGTACTGAGACGGGCGTTGCATTCCGAGCGTTGCACAGGGTCTTGGTTGGTGCTTCCCCTCACAGCACCAATGACATGGGTTGCTCCGGAGCTGGTGAGCTCCTGAATTCTACCACCTTCCACCATTTCCAG GCTATGTTGGTTGATATGACATCAGAACATCGGGGTTTAGTCCCTGTGATTGCTGATTTCATCAACCGTCTGCTAGCATGCACCACTCATCAGTGGGTGGGGGAACAGTTGCTCCGAACTGTTGACGAGTGTCTGCTCCCGAGGCTTGAACCAGGCTACCTGCTCGCATCGTATTACCCTCTTTTTGAGAAGATTGCGCAGAATGAGACAGTCCCTCAGCTCCGTCTAATTGAATTGCTCACCAAGCAGATGGTTTCTCTTGCCAAGAAGCATGAGACAGACACTTCATTGAAGTCGTGGTCTCAGGGCAGCAAGGTTGTGGGTATTTGTCGTATCATGCTGAAGTACCATCACAGCTCTCATATCTTCCTTCCCCTCTCACACCTACTTGTGGTCACCGTCGAGTCGTTCCCGGACCTAGAGATCCGGGACCATGCCAG GATATGTTTGCGGATGTTGTCTTGCATTCCTGGCAAGAAACTTAGGAATCTCATGGGAATTGGAGAGCAACCCACACCCTCTAATCCAGGTTCCATGTTTGATGTCCCGTCACCACATCCTGCTCAAGATCCTGAGAGCATGCCTAGTTTGGCATCGTACATTCATCTTGAAAGAGTTGTGCCTCTGGTTGTGAAGCAGTCATGGGCCCTCACGTTACCCAATTTCAGCGTCCAGAGCAGAGCATCTGGTCACATTCTAAGTATACAGGACGTGAGCGTAGCTCCTCCGGAGCAAGAAAAGCCACCAGAACCTACCATTGAGAGGATTGGATATACACAAGAAGCGTTGCGTGTGATGGATTCAAAGGGTGCTGAAACACTGGAAATCCTTAGAAGGCACTTCTCATGCATTCCTGACTACCAGCACTTGTCTGGtcttaaaataaaaatatactgCACTTTTAGATTTGATTCAGAACCATTTAGCTGTGCTTGGGGATCTGATTCAACTGTGTCATGTTCTGAAGGGGCAGATGAGTTGCCTGCCCTTTTTGCAGTGACAATTACCTTCTCATCAAGTGCgcattttggagaaattcCCCCATGTCGTGTGCCTTTCCTTCTGGGTGAACCTCCAGGTTCTGGTGTGGACATTGTCCCCATAGATAACTGCCACCAGGAAGAATCAAGTTACCGTGCATCAGTAGTGATAGAACTGGAGCCTCGAGAGCCATCACCTGGTCTTATTGATGTAGGCATTGCTGCAAACACAGAGAATTGCCAAGTCATATCTGGTTCTCTTCAGCCCATTACAGTTGGCATAGAGGACATGTTTTTGAAGGCCAGCATACCTCCCGATACTCCGGAAGAGGGTGTAGCTGCGTATTACCAGGATCTGTTTAATGCTCTATGGGAGGCCTGTCACAGTTCTTCTAACACTGGTCGAGAGACTTTCCCTTTGAGCGGAGGGAAAGGGTTAGCTGCAATTAGTGGAACCCGTTCCGTTAAGCTCCTTGAGGTGACTCCAAAGGTTTTGATTGGAGCTGTAGAGAGATACCTGGCTCCCTTTGTTGTCGCTGTCGCTGGGCTTTCGCTTATCACCATTCTAAGAG CTTCAGCGCATTGA
- the LOC100829301 gene encoding uncharacterized protein LOC100829301, whose translation MALSLRAAASLAAPPPRPGCRAASLVRATAASSSPPAALDHRRRRRQNVSGEFFVDERCIDCSTCRWMAPEVFKRVDGLSAVAAQPSSGDDRTKALQALLSCPTASIHTEKPAKDILQVHSTFPLPIADDLPGVYLCGYHSESSYGATSYLIVHPEGNIMVDSPRYTPKLVNQIEKLGGARYMFLTHIDDVADHRKWAERLKCERIIHSGDVVDIVADVERKLTGSGPWNIGNDFELIHTPGHTKGSVCLLYKPLKALFTGDHVAKSEESDEFNLFRMYSRQSVSVQLDSMQKLLDLDFLWVLPGHGYRIRYEDAEAKNSAIKSLLSDYTS comes from the exons ATGGCGCTCAGCCTCCGTGCCGCCGCGTCCCtcgccgctccgccgccgcgcccaggctgccgcgccgcctcgtTGGTCCGCGCCACGGCGGCGTCGTCCTCCCCTCCGGCGGCGCTCgaccaccggcgccgccgacggcaGAACGTCTCCGGCGAGTTCTTCGTCG ATGAGCGGTGTATCGACTGCTCGACGTGCCGGTGGATGGCGCCGGAGGTGTTCAAGAGGGTGGACGGCCTCTCCGCCGTGGCGGCGCAGCCCAGCTCCGGGGACGACAGGACCAAGGCCCTACAG GCTTTGCTCTCTTGTCCGACAGCCTCGATCCACACCGAAAAGCCCGCAAAGGACATTCTCCAAGTGCACAGCACGTTCCCTCTCCCCATCGCCGATGATCTCCCC GGAGTTTACCTCTGTGGTTACCATTCTGAGAGCTCATATGGAGCAACATCTTACCTTATAGTTCACCCAGAAGGGAACATTATGGTTGACAG CCCACGGTATACACCGAAACTGGTGAACCAGATCGAGAAGCTCGGTGGAGCACGCTACATGTTTTTGACCCATAT TGATGATGTAGCGGATCATCGGAAGTGGGCCGAGCGGCTAAAATGCGAGAGAATCATCCATTCAGGAGAT GTAGTGGATATCGTTGCTGATGTAGAGCGGAAACTTACGGGAAGTGGCCCCTGGAACATTGGAAATGATTTTGAGCTTATCCATACCCCAGGACATACCAAA GGCTCAGTCTGCTTGTTGTACAAACCACTAAAGGCGCTATTCACTGGCGACCATGTCGCAAAATCAGAAGAATCGGACGAGTTCAACCTCTTTCGAATGTACAGCAGGCAATCAG TCTCTGTTCAACTGGACAGCATGCAGAAGTTGTTGGACCTAGACTTCCTGTGGGTTTTACCTG GACATGGCTATCGAATCCGGTATGAAGATGCAGAGGCCAAGAATTCAGCTATTAAATCTCTCCTATCTGACTACACAAGCTAG